From Micromonospora rifamycinica, a single genomic window includes:
- a CDS encoding VOC family protein, which produces MTRRFQPGEAVWVELCTPDPERAETFYAALLGWTVRAERLGATTYRMCSVDGRDVAGISDAAALHGDRPRGWLTYFAVDDIAASARRAVALGGELVTPPRYLPAAGTGAAVVDPFGAAFGLYQGETRVGVQTVNSVGALCWNELDTGEPAEAVAYYRALFGYTAQQRDDSPTARPYTVLTLGDVPVAGVLELDNAWPNLIPSTWITYFTVASLDDALARVTALGGLPTVGPVDSPHGRLHLVKDPGGHTLCLIQLEAGLRPDHHSCDPAVTR; this is translated from the coding sequence ATTCCAGCCCGGCGAAGCGGTCTGGGTGGAGCTGTGCACCCCCGACCCGGAACGGGCCGAGACCTTCTACGCCGCGTTGCTCGGCTGGACGGTGCGCGCCGAACGCCTCGGTGCCACCACCTACCGGATGTGCAGCGTCGACGGGCGGGACGTCGCCGGGATCTCCGACGCCGCCGCCCTGCACGGCGACCGCCCCCGGGGCTGGCTCACCTACTTCGCCGTGGACGACATTGCCGCCTCCGCGCGACGGGCGGTGGCGCTCGGCGGCGAACTGGTCACGCCCCCGCGCTACCTGCCGGCGGCCGGCACCGGCGCGGCGGTCGTCGACCCGTTCGGCGCGGCCTTCGGCCTCTACCAGGGCGAGACCCGCGTCGGCGTCCAGACGGTCAACTCGGTCGGAGCGCTGTGCTGGAACGAACTGGACACCGGTGAGCCCGCCGAGGCGGTGGCCTACTACCGCGCCCTGTTCGGCTACACCGCCCAACAGCGCGATGACTCGCCGACGGCCCGCCCCTACACCGTCCTGACGCTCGGGGACGTCCCGGTCGCCGGGGTCCTCGAACTCGACAACGCCTGGCCGAACCTCATCCCCTCGACGTGGATCACCTACTTCACCGTCGCGTCCCTCGACGACGCGCTGGCCCGGGTGACCGCCCTCGGCGGGTTGCCGACCGTCGGGCCGGTGGACAGCCCGCACGGACGGCTGCACCTGGTGAAGGACCCGGGTGGCCACACCCTGTGCCTCATCCAGCTCGAAGCCGGGCTCCGCCCCGACCACCACTCCTGCGATCCGGCGGTGACCCGATGA